The Fulvia fulva chromosome 1, complete sequence region ATTTTCTGCCAGATGACGCGGCAGTGGAATGGCGTTCAAGGCGGCGTGACCTCTACGACTTTGACTGAAAGCGGCGTTTTCGTAGAATATCACGGACTTGTCTTGAGCGTGGTAGAGACGGGTGAGCGATTTCATAAAGTTGCGAATCTCTTCCCATTCATCATCGTCGCATTCGAGAAGGTTGAGACGGTGTTGGAGCGGTACTATGACGGCACCGCCTTTAGCGATTTCGGGTTCTGTGGGAAGGGTCATGTAGGTTCGGGTTGCGAGGCTGACGACCGGTGCTGTAGGAGGTTGGTTCGATTCTTCGTGATAGCAGAGTGGGCAGGTTTCGAGGATTCTCTGCATCTTCTGAAAGTCGCCTACTGCAGCGTTGCGTAGATTGATGTCGGATTTCATGACCTTTTTAGACAGGTTCGTGGCGTTGTCGTCCATGTAGTCGAGGTCATTCTTGAACTTGGAGTCCTTCGCGATGCGTTCTGCAAAGGCCTTGCCTTCACCGCCATTGGCACCACGAGTGCGCTTTTCTTGCTTGACCATGTCCTCGATAGACATATCCTCGTTCTCTGTGACAAGCCCGCGCTCACGACCTCGTTTGCCGGATACTGCGTTGACTTCTCCAGAGCGATCACTTGCAAGCATACGGTTCTCCATCTTGCCCAGCACAACGATGTCCGACTGCCCATTGTTGGCTAGACTTGCAGCTTCAGCTTGAGCATACTTCTCCTCCAGCTGGACAGCATCAGGCGCATTGCGCAACTTTGCCTTCATCATCTGGGCTTTCAGCTTGTTTAGTGCAGTCGGATCCAAAGCTGCGGTCAAGATCGGCGCTTCTGCTTGCGGTATCTTCTCTCCTTGGCGAGATGTTGcggctgctgctgctgctgccaCATGTTCCTGTTCCTGCGTTTCCCGTCTCATGCCAGCCTTCATCTTGCGCTCCTGGAAGAGCTCACCAGAAGGCTTCTCCAAGCCGACGTAGTCTTTGCCGTACATCTTCCTACGGTCCATCTCGCGCTCCTCCTCTCGCGCATCGTCGAAGTCTCGCAGGTCGCCATAGGTCTCGAGAGCCACGTCCTCGACGGTCTTCCCAGTATCTTCTGCCTTTCGATATACGCCCTTTAGCTTCGTCATACGCCATGAGCTGCCATTGTCGCCGAACGTATAGTTGACTTGATGCTGGGCGGGCTCGTCATCAACCTGTTCCGCTCCAGCGTCGTCTTCTCCGTCTGAATCGAAATCCCGCTGTAGATCTGCCAAGTGCTTGTTGACGTCGCTCTCGTGGACTTTGAAGTCGTGCGTGTCCTTTGCCCCAACAAATTGGCTAGCAGCAGCCTGAGGTTTCCTGCTCTGCGTGTACTCGATCTCCAGTCCGGAGGGCTCCTCCATCCACGAGTCCCGCTGCAGCTTGGTGGACTTCAGGTCCTGATCGCGCTGGTCCAGGATGTTCCCCTCTGGTGGTGCAGTATTCGTTTCCTTCTCCACCCACTCGTCCTCGGCCTCGGCCTCGCCATCTGAATCGAAGACCTTCACCTCCTTCGCAGCGTCTGTTGGCTTGTCCTTGCCGCGCCGTGGAGATCGGCTGCGATGTCGCTTCCTATGTCTCCGCTCGCTGTCATCGTCGCTATCGCGGTGTCTCTTATGGCGATGTCGGTGTCCTGCGTCTCCGTCCCCATCGTCTTGATGTCTGTGTCGATGTCGATGTCGATGTCGATGTCGATGTCGATGTCGATGTTCTCCGTCCCGATCGTCTCGATGCCGGTGGCGGTGGCGGTGACTTCTGTGCTCCTTCGAATCACGCGACTCTCGCGACTTGGTCACCTCGAATTCCTTCTCAAAGTCCTCCAATCCCATCTTCGGTGTGTTGTCGTTGGTTGGTGTTGAAGAAGAATCGCCGAGACAAATTTGATGTCATCCTTCACATGCTGATGCTGAAGCTCCCGTACCACCTCCAGAAACTTTATGCCCGCACTTCTTCTACAACCAGCACCCGATCTCTTttacacacacacacacagcACGTTGCCATCACCCATCATGGCCTCCGCCGGGACTCAAGCCCCCGTAGCCGTCGTCTGCGTCGGCATGGCAGGCTCCGGCAAGACGACCTTCATGCAACGCATCAACGCCCATCTCCACACCCAGTCACAGAGCAACCCACCCACACAACCACCGTATGTCATGAACCTCGATCCTGCAGTGCGCAGCGTCCCCTTTGACTCGAACATTGACATCCGCGACTCTGTCAACTACAAAGAAGTCATGAAGCAATACAACCTCGGCCCCAACGGCGGCATCCTCACATCATTGAACCTCTTCAGCACAAAGATTGATCAGGTCATGGGAATATTGGAAAAGAGGTGTCTTCCCCAAGAGTCCGCGAAGCCATTACCGAGTCACATCATCGTGGATACGCCTGGCCAGATTGAGGTCTTCGTGTGGTCTGCATCAGGCAACATCCTGCTCAACTCACTGGCTTCGAGTTTCCCGACCGTGATCGCGTACGTGATCGACACGCCACGCACCACCGAGAATACGAGCACATTCATGTCGAACATGCTCTACGCGATCAGCATCCTCTACAAGACCAAGCTCCCCATGATTCTGGTCTTCAACAAGACGGACGTCAAGTCGGAGGAGCAGGCAGTGGACTGGATGCGAGACTTTGAGAGCTTTCAGAATGCGGTACGCGCAGAGGAAGACGAGGAGAGGTCAGGAGCTGGGTACATGGGTCCTTTGTTGAACAGCATGACTCTTGTACTCGAGGAATTCTACAACCAACTCTCAGTCGTGGGGGTTTCGTCAATGACGGGCGACGGAGTGGAGGACTTCTTCAAAGCAATTGAAGAGAAGAGGGTTGAATTCGACAAAGACTACAAGCCTGAGCTGGAGAGACGGAGGGCAGAGGCAGAGGAGCAAAAGACGCAGATTCGCGAGAGTGAGGTCAACAGGATGATGAAGGACATGAACGTTTCGTCAAAGGCAAAGGGGACTGGGAAGTATGCTAAGCCCGAGCCGGAGACTGTCAGTGAGGCGGAGGAGGACGATGAAGAAGGAGAAGGGGACAACGACGGCGAGTTGGTCGAGCCTGACGAGATAAACGAAGAGGACGAAGTCAACGAAGCATTCGAACAAGGTCTGAAAGCGCGGTACGAAGCTGCATTGAGAGATGGCGGTGCTTCTGCGTGGTCAAAGACTGGCCAAGCTGCGAACTACATCAGAAGTAGTCAACGATAGCGTGTTGACTTCGAGATCGATTTAGCGAAGGCGCACGGAGTTTGCGAGAGACTGGAGATACCCATTGCAAAAAAGCGAAAATCCATGAATGTTTGAAGTTCGAAAAACTCCTGTCTATCTTCTGGCATCGAACAGCTCCTCGGCGTTCTCAACTAGCACTTGCGACAAACTCACACCCTCCTCGTCTATCCAGTCAAGAATCTTCTCTAGGTACGCTGCAATCGCAACATCCTCAAATCTCGTATGCGGCCAGTCAGTCGCAAAGACACAGCGATCCGGCCTCGCTCGTAGGATCTCCTTGCACAATGATTCCACAATCAGATCGTTCGAGTCCTTGGAAAGACGATATGAAGCAGACAGCTTACCCCAAGTGTTCCCTTCTGCAGCAAGCTCAAAAGCGACGGAAAACCTTCGATCTCGTGTGCAGACTTGGCGCCCTTCAGCGATGCTGCAGTAGGATGCGCAAAGTGGTCGATGACCATCTTAGTATCGTCCAAATCATGAGATATGGCATCTACGAGCGGCACGTTCTCCAGAGAAATGTACAGCTCCAATGGGCAGCCGAACGGTCTTACGACATCTGCGTATGCCCGCAGTGCCTGCTTCAGTTCTTCACCTGAAGGCGTCGCCCCTACGCTCTTGAAGTTCAAGCGGACTCCTCGGACTCCAAGGTCGTGCCATTCTTGTAGCTGCAGCTGCGAGGTCGCGGATGGATCGAACTGTTTCACTGCACGACCATTGGTGGTACCGAGTTGGCGAAGACCGTCCAGTGTACAAGCGTTGTCATCGGCGTAGATGCTCGGTTGAACAATCACCATCTTCTCGATTCCTAGTCGGCCCAGGAAGGACTTGGCTTCGTCCAACGTATGAGGCGATGGTGTATATTGCGCAGCCTTGTCTAATGGAAACGTTCCAGGATCCACTACGTGCATGTGGGTACACCACGATCCCTTGGGTATTCTTGCTGCCAGTCGGGACATGTCCGAGGAGCCATGAGTAGTGTTCGGTGCCATTCTTATCATTGAGGTGACTGGTCGTAGTTGTCTGCCTTGGTCAAGTACCTTCAGCATTTGCCGGACCAGCACCATGCTTAGTAGAAGCGTTCCGACAGTTTAGAGATGACTTCACTATGGAGACGCTGGCGAGTCCAAAGCTGTCGATCGTAGTTGAATTATAGGCGATCAATACCGCCGGACGATGATACTGCAGCTCGAAGGATGTCGCTTGTAGGTTGCCGATGTCGGCGTTTCTGCTGGATGGGTTCTGTCTATTGATGGGTACTTCATCGCGTAGGGTGAGTTTAGATGGAATCACGTCAAATACATGGTAAGCGGTTTTGATACTTTACAGCATCTGCTCCGTCTTTTGTGGGAATACATGTGTTCGGGGTCAAGCTACCTGTACCTGCCGCACATGGTGGTCAGAGCCATAGTCTCGAGCCTTTGGTCAATCGTGGAAGCATGCAAGCGACAGAATGTCCGCCATGAGGCATGGCCTGGCCAAGGATAACAAGCGTGTGCGTCCTGGTAGGACCTAGCTCTGGGCGAAGGAAAGAGAGACCAGCTCAACAGTCACGCAGATCAGCTCTCACCCCACTCGGCGCCCTCGGCCTCGGCGGGGTTGGCGCCGACAGTCTCCTGATTCGTGCGGGCATGTCGTCCAGCAAGGCATCACCATCAATCACCATGGTGAACTCGACCACACGCATGCCCATGACCATGACCGTCCGCATGCGACCACCATCAGAGATCTTCTTACATGGCGACACAGCAGTCCCGGCCACCGGACATGTGACTGCTGAAGCTCCATCAACGTCTCCAGCGACGGTCCTCGAAGCAACATTGCAACCGCCTCCTCTGAAGCGGTATCCGAGACCTCGCCACCCGCAGTCGTCTGAGGCAGAAGCAGAAGCGTCCAAGATCTAACAGTAGTGACACGCCGACCAAGACATAGCTCAGATCAGCAACACACTCTGGCCGCCTCCCAGACCGGCCGCAATGCAACACAACCTTCCATGCACCAACACCGACCCGGCACCTCAAGCTTCATTGCTCACAACGAACATCGGCAAAGTCACGCGGAGGGCCAATCGCGAAGCAAAAGCACAAAGAACGATGGAAGCATTCGTCACGACCGGGGAGTTGCAAGCTCGTTTTATTATACACCCAACTCATGCCCTCAAGCTATGCTATGTGGTGCTCAAGTTGGCTAACGAATCGGCCAGATCATGCCTCGCTTTTTCGCGGTGGGTAATCGTACAATCATCACAAAGACCGCCCACGCTCTGGACTGTCTGAACGCTCCAAAAAATCAGAATCTACTCCTCCTCCGACTCCTCGCTGTCATCATCGCCGGATGTGTCCTCTGCCATGGCGTAGTTGTTGGACGCCGTAGGGCTCTGGCTGGCGCTTACACCGGGCTGGTTGAATTGCGCTAATTGCTTTTGAAGATCCTCAATCGCCGCAGTCTGCTGGTCCTTGCCCATCGGCTTGTGCTTCTTCTTCTTGGGCGCGGCACCCCCGCCTCCACCACCcccgccgccgccgccacGACGCGCGCCGCGCTCTGGTTCGAAGTCATCGTCGTCCATGGCGGCCGCATCGTCTGGAGACACTGCGCGACCCTTGTTTGGGTTACCGAAGAGACTACGAACATACTTGAGGAGCATGGACTGCACATCGTTCGGAAGGTCATCGATCTCCAGCTCCATCTCCTCCTGGTCCCGGTACTTCTGGCAGTTCTCTGTGATGATGCGTGTAAGCTCTGCGACCTGGCCGTCGTCCATCTTGCCGACTGCTTCTGAGATTTCTTGCTTCTCTTCATATGTCACTTGGCGGACCTTCTTGGATGCTTTGGCCTTTACTGGAGCTGGTCTCGATCTGGGAGGTGCGTGGACTCGCTCAGGCTTCTTGGTTGTTGGCTTTGGAGCCTTAGCCTTCTTGTTGGGCTTCTTCCCCTGCTGATTCAAGCCAGCCAAAGCATTTTGCATCTCGGCAAGCTGCTTCTGAAGTGCGCGAATGGTTCCAGCTGGATCGTCAGGAGCCTCttcttcctcttcttcctcaTCTTCGTCGACGCTATCCTCTTCAGCTGAGGCCGAGGTCGCGCGCTGAGTATCAGCTTTGCGCTTCTTCTCCCACTTATCCTTTTCTTGCCACAAGGCATCGAAGTGGCGCTTGAACTGGACTCCAAGGTCGCGAACGACGTTGCCGGCCGGGTTGAAGGCGAGACAGTTCTGAATCATAAGCTCGAAATCCTTCTTGAACTCGTTGGCCTTGCCGTACTGGCCCTGCTTGAGCTTCTGCGCCATAGTGGAGAGGTCCATGGGAGATTTGACGATCTGTCGATAGTGCGGGATGTTTAATGCCACTGGATCTACCGGTGCGAGGAAGACGTGATTGACCTGGCCGTACTTCGGAGAACGAAGCTCTTCGAGAATATGTTCGCAAAACTTCAGCTCAAGCTGGTGCTCCTTGCGCTTTGGCTTGGCATACGCAAGTTCGCGAGCTGGAGGTGGCTTGATTGTTCGGGCAGGTCGATTGATTGTGGAATCTCGGCGGATCTGTGGAGTACCGTCAGGCTGAAGCGCAAAGGCATCTGCTGCGCCAGCTCCGGACGTTTGATAAGTCATTCCCGGCGCATGATTCGCCGACCGTGACTCTCTGCGAGCAGAAGGTGGGGGAGGCTTCGGCGAAGCCTTCTTGGCCTGAACCTTCGATGGAGCTGCATGAGTCGCGCTTGGGACGGTCTCCATCATCTTGCGAAAGTACGCTTCCATGGAGAAACCGGCTTGAGTAATTAGATGGTTATCTCCGTTGAACTTCCGCGTATTACTGATAATTAGGTCGAAGTCGTCCGCGAACTCTTGGACGTTATTGTACTTGTTCGACTTCAGCTTGGACTCCATTGTATTGAGATCCATGGGGTGCTTGACAATATCAGGGTATGTCGGGATGTTGAGAGCCACATGATCCACTGGATTAAGGAAGGCCACGGAGTTCTTGGTCTTCTTGAGGTTCTTCATCTTCTCCGACAAGAATTTCATCTGCGACGTGGTCATGGGATCCTTGCAGTATTGATGCTTGGGTGGCGCAGTCTCAGCAGCTTTCACAGGCTCCGATGCATCTGCTGGCTTCGCGTCGGGGACCACTGGCTTCGCCTCTACTGGTTCTCCTCCCTCTGTGGTCGCTAGAGGTGTGCCATCGAGTGGCGCGTCTTTGGTAGCATCTGTCTGAGGAGCGGTAGCGGGTGGCACATTCGTGTCAGCAGAAGTAGATTGCGCAGCTGGTGCTGCCTGCTCAGTCGGTTCCGGTTCAGCAGCTTCGCGTGGATTTGCGGTCTGCTCTGGCTCTGGCTCTGGCTGCTGTGCATTGGTCTCGTTGACTGCAGGTACCGGGTCAGGCTTCGCGTCCGGCATAGGCACATCCTCGACCTTGTTACGCTTCGCTGCGGGTTCCTCGTCCTCGTCGTCATCCTCCCTGGGTCGCACCAGACTCGGCTCTGCGGGTGCTGCTGGCGCGACAGGCTCTGGATCTGCTTCCACTTTTGCTGGCTCCTCTACT contains the following coding sequences:
- a CDS encoding Bromodomain-containing factor 1, which encodes MASDIAQPELIKPSLPTDAPIVNGDHDLDHNMENGEHNSDQNATAFVENGAISKTDPVLDINNITADSNTAEPTPVEDVAPGIAPVSDFIPKDAPTSHPTPPPDEPLATSEANVDTEMQTVEEPAKVEADPEPVAPAAPAEPSLVRPREDDDEDEEPAAKRNKVEDVPMPDAKPDPVPAVNETNAQQPEPEPEQTANPREAAEPEPTEQAAPAAQSTSADTNVPPATAPQTDATKDAPLDGTPLATTEGGEPVEAKPVVPDAKPADASEPVKAAETAPPKHQYCKDPMTTSQMKFLSEKMKNLKKTKNSVAFLNPVDHVALNIPTYPDIVKHPMDLNTMESKLKSNKYNNVQEFADDFDLIISNTRKFNGDNHLITQAGFSMEAYFRKMMETVPSATHAAPSKVQAKKASPKPPPPSARRESRSANHAPGMTYQTSGAGAADAFALQPDGTPQIRRDSTINRPARTIKPPPARELAYAKPKRKEHQLELKFCEHILEELRSPKYGQVNHVFLAPVDPVALNIPHYRQIVKSPMDLSTMAQKLKQGQYGKANEFKKDFELMIQNCLAFNPAGNVVRDLGVQFKRHFDALWQEKDKWEKKRKADTQRATSASAEEDSVDEDEEEEEEEAPDDPAGTIRALQKQLAEMQNALAGLNQQGKKPNKKAKAPKPTTKKPERVHAPPRSRPAPVKAKASKKVRQVTYEEKQEISEAVGKMDDGQVAELTRIITENCQKYRDQEEMELEIDDLPNDVQSMLLKYVRSLFGNPNKGRAVSPDDAAAMDDDDFEPERGARRGGGGGGGGGGGAAPKKKKHKPMGKDQQTAAIEDLQKQLAQFNQPGVSASQSPTASNNYAMAEDTSGDDDSEESEEE
- a CDS encoding 4-sulfomuconolactone hydrolase encodes the protein MSRLAARIPKGSWCTHMHVVDPGTFPLDKAAQYTPSPHTLDEAKSFLGRLGIEKMVIVQPSIYADDNACTLDGLRQLGTTNGRAVKQFDPSATSQLQLQEWHDLGVRGVRLNFKSVGATPSGEELKQALRAYADVVRPFGCPLELYISLENVPLVDAISHDLDDTKMVIDHFAHPTAASLKGAKSAHEIEGFPSLLSLLQKGTLGDSNDLIVESLCKEILRARPDRCVFATDWPHTRFEDVAIAAYLEKILDWIDEEGVSLSQVLVENAEELFDARR
- a CDS encoding GPN-loop GTPase 1, giving the protein MASAGTQAPVAVVCVGMAGSGKTTFMQRINAHLHTQSQSNPPTQPPYVMNLDPAVRSVPFDSNIDIRDSVNYKEVMKQYNLGPNGGILTSLNLFSTKIDQVMGILEKRCLPQESAKPLPSHIIVDTPGQIEVFVWSASGNILLNSLASSFPTVIAYVIDTPRTTENTSTFMSNMLYAISILYKTKLPMILVFNKTDVKSEEQAVDWMRDFESFQNAVRAEEDEERSGAGYMGPLLNSMTLVLEEFYNQLSVVGVSSMTGDGVEDFFKAIEEKRVEFDKDYKPELERRRAEAEEQKTQIRESEVNRMMKDMNVSSKAKGTGKYAKPEPETVSEAEEDDEEGEGDNDGELVEPDEINEEDEVNEAFEQGLKARYEAALRDGGASAWSKTGQAANYIRSSQR
- a CDS encoding Pre-mRNA-splicing factor cwf19; the encoded protein is MGLEDFEKEFEVTKSRESRDSKEHRSHRHRHRHRDDRDGEHRHRHRHRHRHRHRHRHQDDGDGDAGHRHRHKRHRDSDDDSERRHRKRHRSRSPRRGKDKPTDAAKEVKVFDSDGEAEAEDEWVEKETNTAPPEGNILDQRDQDLKSTKLQRDSWMEEPSGLEIEYTQSRKPQAAASQFVGAKDTHDFKVHESDVNKHLADLQRDFDSDGEDDAGAEQVDDEPAQHQVNYTFGDNGSSWRMTKLKGVYRKAEDTGKTVEDVALETYGDLRDFDDAREEEREMDRRKMYGKDYVGLEKPSGELFQERKMKAGMRRETQEQEHVAAAAAAATSRQGEKIPQAEAPILTAALDPTALNKLKAQMMKAKLRNAPDAVQLEEKYAQAEAASLANNGQSDIVVLGKMENRMLASDRSGEVNAVSGKRGRERGLVTENEDMSIEDMVKQEKRTRGANGGEGKAFAERIAKDSKFKNDLDYMDDNATNLSKKVMKSDINLRNAAVGDFQKMQRILETCPLCYHEESNQPPTAPVVSLATRTYMTLPTEPEIAKGGAVIVPLQHRLNLLECDDDEWEEIRNFMKSLTRLYHAQDKSVIFYENAAFSQSRRGHAALNAIPLPRHLAENAPAYFKEAVLASDEQWSQHKPIIDTLALVQKPGYGKAAFRKAMVKEMPYFHVFYTLDGGMGHVIEDERRWPKGDLFAREIIGGMLDKGIEVIKKQGRWEKHDRRLEGFRKRWDKFDWTKVLMEAQG